In Primulina huaijiensis isolate GDHJ02 chromosome 4, ASM1229523v2, whole genome shotgun sequence, the DNA window GGTCCGATATCATGGCTCTGAAGGCAAATTACCCAGATGATGGTCCTGGAACTTTTGATGTTGTGGTATAAACCTTTGTTATCATTTGTTTAATTGCTTCTCCAATTACAAACACATGACAATAATATTTTCCCTCCTGTTGTTCCTGATGCAGCTGGCGCGACAACCTCTTTTCTTCAGGGAGACTAATCCTCAACCAAGGAAGCACACCCTCTGGCAGGCGACTGCAGATTTTACTGGGGGACAAGCAAGTATACACAGGTGAAATGAAATTTCATAACGTGCTTTGATATCCTTCTACGGCATGTCCTGGGATGCTGTAGCATTGTCATCAAATAATGTTTATAATTACGTGACATTCTAATTTCTCATTGCAGGCGACATCATATGGAGTGCCTACAGGGTTTGTTGGGAAAACATTTTGAAAAACTCATTCAATGCGATCCCCGTTTGAACATTCTCAGTCAGCAAGGAGAGATAACATCGGGTTCACCTTATTTTGAACCCAGGCACACTATGTTTGATGATCAGAATGAAAACAGTGAAATTGACTTGAATAGAGTGGGAAGCCCTTCGTTTTTCACCTTACATAATACCAATTCATCGTCAGGGGTTCAATCTTCTTCCTCTAAGAATGATCAAGATGCTCTTAGCAGAAATTCTGAATCGTATCCTCGTGAAACACCATCACCTAGTTCAGGTAAAATTGTTGTGAATTTTGAAGGTTTTACTGAAATCTGGCTGGAGTTGCTGTTTCTTAGTAGGCACAACTTtgactttatctatgttttAAGTATTTGGTCCTGCGCTGCTTCTGTTTGAATTTGCTATTTCAaggcggtaatattttaatgCTTAGTTTTGTTCCGTGTGTTTCTTTCTTTGGCAGTCAACCACATGAGCAATCTGCAGATTAGATTTGATCCATGATCTTTCATTTTTATGGTATCGAAATGTCTTCCTTCTTGATAACTGATAACGAATATTTGCCTGCCGTATCTGCTATAGTGTAAAACTCCAAAACAATAGTTTGATGATATCCCGGTGGCATATCCCGGAAATGTCTCTGTTACCATTTCTACCAGGTCTGCTTATAAGCTTAGATCCCGATAGATCCAGTGAAAAGCCGAGGAATCTGCAGGTCTCTATATTATAAAGAGGCAATATATTATCCCATACCATAGTTCCCAGCTTATTGTTCTAACGCTTATCATAATTCTTTAGTTATGCCAATCAATCATTACTCTTACATTTTAGTTTTGGACAGTTGCGTTTTAGATCTATATGTTTTCTGGTCTTTCAGCCCCAAAATCTGAAAGTTGCAGCACATGAGTGATTTGTAACCGGGTCCAAATTAATCGTAGAACAAGATTATCAAAATCTTTTTACCAACTCTTCCTCGAAATGCTGTcagttattattgtttttgtttggCCTGCAATTTACTTTTTGGTTTCCTTTAGGTTGGTAAGTTACTGTTGATTTAGTTAAGCACTCATTTGTATGTACCAACTAATTGAGGTACCATTTAATTATTGTAATGGTCGATGTTTAACTTTTATCCGTCGTTTTTCTCTGGAATTTCAAGTAGTCATTTTCTGTACTGACCCTATGATCACAATAAATGCACTCAGGCAAGGACGCCATGGCATCTGAAGATTTCAAACATGGTGGAATGGAGCAATTCAAAGCACTCAGCAACTGGGATCAGATCAGGGCACCCGGGCTCCATTCTTCCATGTCCATGAGTGACTTGGTGAGCCATCTTGAGAGCAGGATATCAGAGCACGGAACATCCAGCAATCCAGTTCTCTCCAGTGAGGATTGGCACAGCCTTGAAATATTGGACGATATAAACCGGTGCCTTTTTAGCGACCTCCAAAACATGCCAGACTCTGATGAGAAGCTGCTGATGTCCCGGGTGAATTCTCTTTGCTGTCTCCTACAGAAAGATTCTACTGCAGTTTCAAACCCCGAATCCAAAAATGACATTAATCCCAACTTCTCTTTCGAGCAAAAGAGAACTGATGAATCCTACTCTGTTGGTGCATCAACTAGTGAATGCAGATCTGGTGTCCTTCATGACGAGTATAATGAAACATCCGGGTACAATCAGGCACCGGCTATGTCCAGGAAGGACTCGGTCGGAGAGTTACTGCTCAATCTCCCTAGGATAGCTTCTCTACCACAGTTCTTGTTCAATATCTCTGAAGATCTGGAGAGTCAAGCTAGATAACACACCGCGCCGTCTTGTATATAAACATTTAGAGATAGTGTAGGGGATTCAGAAATTCAGATTGATGAAGAATCCTGTAAACTCTCATCTATGTGCTGGCTTTGAATCTCTGTTTGTATGTGTTATGTATTCTATAACATAATCAACACGGTGCTGAAACATGTTTGTTTTGTATGCTTTATATAGTCAGTGTCATCTTCGTTTTTAAGGTGGTTCGACCCAGGCAGAGGATTCCGCTGAAGGGCTACGAGCCATGATTAATAGCATGTTGTGATTTGTCTGAAATTTGAGATTTCGAAATAAAGAGTTGAATTGTTGCCTAAACCGGGTCAAGAATCTTGCGGACTTCTGAATTGATATATTATAGAATTTAGAGAATATGAAATTTAGCATAATTTACAGAGATCATATGTTAATTTAACAATTGTTCGGGGCAATTAGTGTAAGATTAACAACTAGTCGTTAACAATTGGTCAGAGCAATGTATAATATTAACAATTAGTCATACCACGAAACCAACTTTTTGTCTTAGTTTGAGAAAatctttatatatttaatataaaaacaatcattttTCAAAGAATTctgatattaattttattttttaatcttaaAATGCATTATGTGGGTAATTATATGTTGTCTGTAATAATTGTCCTGGTTGAATAGAGCAATCGAAACGttgtgcttgagctgttgtgcgttttaaaatatttgagttttttGATAAATCGTCAAACACTCGATCCTATAATTGGTATCAGAAGGTCAAAAgtttcatcatcattttgcaatAATTATCCCAAAACAATTGAAACGTGGTTGTTTAGTGTTTGAATCTGAATCATAATTGTaagaaaatatgaatatttcatgGATTCTAAAAAAAACCATGaccatatttatttatatatattaggtTTAACTTTAATATTTAGTGTAAGATTTATAACTTAACAATATACTCCATGCAAAACTCAAAGGCTATAAATTAAATCCTAATATAATTGACTGAATAAATAATGATATTATATCTatctttttgaaacaaaatttatattatcttcgtcacaatatttatttatgtatattcTCCACAGTGAAATGCGATcttctatttttgttttttaaaaatgccAGCTAGCATATGTAATTTAAAACCGACACAATTAAGTTCACACGTGAATTTAATAAtccatgttttaaaatattaataatgcATGTCTTTTATACTAGTACCAAATAAATCTATACATTCATGATTAGTACAGTGCACTTGGTATCATACTACGAGCTCGATTTAAATTTTGTAGAGTCTGATCTCGAAAAAAACTCGTCTGAATGTTAAATTTCAAGTTCGAGCTCGACTAGTAAAAATATCAACTTATTACAGTTCATGATCTAAAAGATTGAAAATGCTTTTAgcataattttaatatttaaattctatatatatatatatatatatatataaacacgaCTCGAGTTCGGTTAAATAAAGCTCGAGTCGAGTTTTCATCTAACTGCTCACGAATAACTTGACTCGCTTGCTACCTTAATTTTCCTAACTTAATTAGCTTATTCATTtcgtcaaaataaaattatttactccacaatgaatattaattaatttaactaaatatattcttttaaaaaaacaagtCACATATGGTACGACATTGGACTGCCTAAAAGGTATTTAAGCAAAAATGGTGCAACTCTCATCTATTTGCTGGCTTTGAATGAGAATTACAAGACAAATATACCCACAAGACAAAAATTGAattattaagcaaaaatcatAGAGTTGGAATACCTTAGTCttgtaatgaaaaaaaaattttagaattgGAGTAAGAACCGTAGATTTTTGTCATAATTTTTTCAAAGAGAAAATGATATAGTTTCATGTATGATCGAATGTTtaccgttttaccaaaaattataattaattgtaAAAACGCAACTCAAACATTTTAAACCGTACATACAACATCTCAAACACAATGTTTTGATTGCTcctttgataaaaaaaaattactacaCCCCAATCTCTTAtttatatactttaaaattttgaattttaccaATCTAAATAGCTCTTATTTTGTATTATAGCATGTATGTAAAATAATTATCATCTTTAAAGTTATTAAATAGCCGAGAATCTTGTCCAGTAAATGCTAATTCTTTAGAGTCAACGCGGAGTATGTCTGTACTCGGTCGTAGCTCAATCAACggggtatatatatatatttttttttacctcgatcaactttttttttttttttaaagaaaattacctcTTCAGATGTATTTTTCGAGGTATTTTTTTAACCTcggtcaactctttttttaagaaaatgacctctTCAAGTGTTAAAATAATACTTGAggaggtcattttcttaaaaaaaaaaaagttgactgAGATTATTTAACTAATTTCTCCCTCAATCAACATGtttcattttcattatttattgcaAATTCGAGTGTGCgtgcgtgtgtgtgtatgtatggTTCGTTTCACAAGCTCATCATTTCAATTATCCTCTAACATCATGTTtagttaaaatatattttcaacatGTAAATATGTCAACTGAGACACTATTTGGTTCATTGTTTACACCTTAATACGATTTCGTGACGATAAATTAACATATATggatataataataaatcatgacactaaatatttataaaattgagtcaaacattaaataaaataaggatGTTATCACGTAAAATAAACAAGTGGCCGATTTTCtcctttgttttttgttttttgttttttgttttcaaatgcAAGCTATGATACATATAGTTTGACTGTGGCGGATTTTCCTAACCCACATAAGTTCCCACGCGAATTTTATAATCCATATATGTTGATTTTGGTTGGACCTATTATATATtcacatatgtatatatatttgatgtGCTGTTCATCTATTGTGTTCACTTTCGTACACACCAATGAGGCATCGTTCATTTATtgaatgtgatgaaatatatacaaattataGATCTAATAGATTATTTACACCTCATTTACGGATATAGAGATGACCATGAacgacataaaaaaaatattatttacctGCTCTAAGAATCGTAGAGCAggtaaatttagaaaataaataatttccaataataataatatatggcATGTTGGCTCATATTTGACTAAACCTAATCTATTAGGATGCcaaaactgaaaataataaaataaaataaaaaccacCAACTTTTCAGTTTTATATATGAAACTGtctatataaataaatgaagCTGTTCTTCAAAACTACTCATCCAAAACCCAACCTTCACATATATTGTATATATACTTAACTCAAGAAAGATGAACTCTAACACCAATATTATTGttataacaacaataatattgTCTTTCTCAAGGATTCAGGCAAGATTTTTGAATAATATCTCTGCAGATACGGATGCAATTGGAAATAGTAAAGACATATTGTTAGCCAGTTCGGATTTCTCAGTTTCGGGTTTTTCAACTCGCGTAAATGAAAGTTTGTGCAAATGGCTGACAACAATCATCGATGGTGATTGTGTCGGGATTGACTCAAGTGAAGGTTTTGTTGAGAAAACCTCCGCCCCGGCGCCACCGCCGCCAAGGTCATCTTCCGGCTCCCGTCCACTTGCATATATGTAATATGTAGTTTTGTATCATGATGTTTAGTTTAGAAAGATGGGAGGTAAGGCTATCGATGTAGCTTAATTTCttatgataaataattatacaaagtgttacatgtaatttttttttttgttttgtattcTATGACTAAATAGTCGCccctaaaaaataataaattttagatTATATGTGCTTAATTTAAGTAAATTATGGTTTGGGCATTGGTGAAATAGTGAAATCCATTATTtcgttaatttatttttaaatgtcttatGTGATATAGTTTCACGGTGGACGGGTCGACTCTTTACATGCATAAAatgaaattcaatattttttacataaaaaacaatacttTTCATGGGTCGACCCATTCCATATGTTTTttagataaaaaataatactttgttGCATACCTTGGTGTCAAATAAGTTAAAAGTTATTCGACTAATATACTTGTTTTGGATTTTGATAAAAGTGGTTTTTATTATGTCatgaaattaacattttaaaattttttgaagtGCAAGCATCTTCTAATTCATTACTTTGATTTTGACCATAGGTTTTCTATTAT includes these proteins:
- the LOC140975722 gene encoding uncharacterized protein; the encoded protein is MVQLMKNGKSESHSERMPPVKMEVEDPLEEEHGPLQKRAKSRAMGGFEVPASQYNPLAEPSPLGLRLRKSPSLLELIQMKLSQANKPKVGSHRHDKKEPKGGAASGDKLKASNFPASILQIGTWEYKSRYEGDLVAKCYFAKHKLVWEVLDGGLKNKIEFQWSDIMALKANYPDDGPGTFDVVLARQPLFFRETNPQPRKHTLWQATADFTGGQASIHRRHHMECLQGLLGKHFEKLIQCDPRLNILSQQGEITSGSPYFEPRHTMFDDQNENSEIDLNRVGSPSFFTLHNTNSSSGVQSSSSKNDQDALSRNSESYPRETPSPSSGKDAMASEDFKHGGMEQFKALSNWDQIRAPGLHSSMSMSDLVSHLESRISEHGTSSNPVLSSEDWHSLEILDDINRCLFSDLQNMPDSDEKLLMSRVNSLCCLLQKDSTAVSNPESKNDINPNFSFEQKRTDESYSVGASTSECRSGVLHDEYNETSGYNQAPAMSRKDSVGELLLNLPRIASLPQFLFNISEDLESQAR